The genomic region gtccacctccatagcgttttgcaatgctaccagtatcattttaACGTTTTATaatgcgatacacaaacattttattcactttgaggtgactgagctcacgaacaatagcaggttgtgattttccagccaaatataacctAATCACAGTAcatattacgtttgaattccattacagaaaaaaaaacctgagacgcaaatgcttttgatggcttataaacaatatattgaactgtcatcagcacaattttgacgttgatgtcatgagctgttttacagatacaagcagtgcaTCAATTATGAGTTCCTACTCTGAGGATCTAAGTTCAGAAACTGATACATATACACAATGAATATATCATCAATTTATGCTTTCGTTTTGTTCTCCTAATCTCAAGAAAATTATGCTACTTTTTGTCAACTGatttattcacatttttaatacatataattgtAAGTGTCGGCAATAATTATGCCTTATTTTAACTCCATATTATTACTGGTTCGGAAAAaccgatttaattttttaaattagcaatgtgtaccaggtatatacctatgaaatgagactttccgctattagtccatagatgtcgctaggagtatttttaaaccttcccaaatgtcttgttgttgttgttttcgtctgtcatctgtcaacaatattcagttaattgtttgttacgtttcatacaacaatgcatttttgtcgctcttaaaaatgtcgaatttcgtgccttcaaacaaCGATTTgtggacatcgttgattttctgtcatcaattgaagaaaaacgcttctcaaacacatcaaatgcttataaaagtaagtagagcacagtgcttcaggtggtttgaaaaactccgaagtggtgattttaccGTGGAGAACGAgcttgaggacgccgaattgcaagcattgttggatgaagatgatggtccaacgcaagaaatgatggcagagcagctgggagtgacccaaaaaaccatttgcaaacgtttgaaagacatgggaataattttaaaggtcggaaaatgggtgccgcatgaactgacaatgtAACAATgtaccgccacatcgaacaagagcgacccgggacatcgaacaagagcgattGGGATCCGCTGGTGCATggggcttactcaccagacttggcgccttccgattatcatttgttttcatcgatgggccacgcacatTCCGAGCAGAggttcaattctcacgaagatgCCAAAAGATgactcgatgattggtttgcggccaaagccggcctttttttttggcgcggcatccacaaattcctgagagatgggaaaaatgtgtcgctagtgatggcttttattttgaagattaaatttgtaaccattttttgttaataaatgttagaaattgaaaaaagtcacaTTTCATAGTAGTCCTTTTTGGagtaaagttttaataaattccgaCCACTTTTTCAATCTTTGTCTATTGTTCGTATAGAGTCGAAGCACTTTGGACCAATACGGCCGGTATTCCTGTGTATTGCACGTTATCTAAAAACTTTCAATTAAGTTATATTAGACCGGGCTCTGTTACTAATATAGCTTTCAAAGATCCACAGATTATTTTTACACAGCTCTCGATTGCAATCGAACTCATATTAGTAAATCGAAGATATCATACCCTATATGCATATGTGAAAAATCGCTCAACGCACGTAAGAGCTGTCAAAGTAAAAGATTGCTAAAACGAAACGCGAACTCGAAAGACCCAAAACGTTGTTGGCAATTGGTCACGTTGGTTCACGCTAATCAGTTCAGGTGTTCTTTTAACACCGTTAGTATCTTTCTCTGTCATTAGCTGAaatttatatactcgtacacagtAGCCAGCAGATCGAAACTTATAGCAGTTCTGAGTTAGGAGCAGTTTAGTTGGGCTACCCTGTATAAacgcgtatatatatatatatatacgagggtGGATTGATAAGTCTTTAGAATGAAAAACTAGACAttggttttttaacaaaaaattgatttatttttccgCATAATCTCCTTttaagtcaatacattttttccaacgcttttctaacatatttattccttctctaaaataagtttttcaaaacCTTCAAAATAAGCATTTGTTTCAGCTATAACTTCACTATTTGACACAAATCTTTTTCCGCCgagccattttttcatatttggaaaAAGTCACTGGCAGCTAAATCTAGCGAATATGGCGGATGAGGGAGCAATTCATAGCctaactcatttattttttcttgcgtTTTCCAAGATGAATGTGAAGGAGCGTTATCATGATGAAAGaggattttcttcttcttcaaatgtggccgtttttgcttaatattttggTCCAATGTATCCAACAAAGATGAATAATATTCAGCTGTGATGGTTTTACCCTTTTCGAGATAACCTATGAAAATTATACCttgtgcatcccaaaaaatagatGCCATAACCTTACCAGCTGATGCAACGACCtttgccttctttggagcacttGAGCCACGTTCTGCCCATTGTTTGGACTGTTCTTTAGACTCTGGTGTATAGTGGTGGATCCATCGTTATGaaacgacgcaaaaattccgaTGGATTTCTGTTAAACATGTCTAAACCAACTTTTGAAGTCGACATTCGGTTCATTTTTTGCAGAGGAgttagcaaacgcggcacccatcttgCTGAAAGCTTTTTCATACCCAATTCATAATGTATTATGTTATGCACACGTTCATAACTAATGTTCACAATGTCAGCAATCTCTCTCAATTTAATTCTTCGATCTTGTGGGAcaattttgtacactttttcCCCCGTTTCTGGAGTCGCTACCTCTTTTGGTCTGCCAGAGCGTGGCTCATCTTTGATGCTTATCTGACCACGTTTAAACTCGTTTACCCAATTGTAAACTGTTGCATTTGAGGGTGCATGTTCCCCTAATACTGTCTGCAACTCctcaataatttgtttctgGTTTAAACCTTTCAAATGAAAGTACTTTATAACAGCACGAAGTTCACTTTTTTCCATGTTTAATAAAAGTACAATagtgttttgcaaaaataattctcaaaaaagtaccgTTTGACCATATGCTATGAAATTTTGACAGCTCGCTTTTGACAGTTCTCTTTTAACGATCacaataattaagtaaattaatgACCGATAGATGTCGCAATTCTAAAGACTTATCAATTCACCctcgtatatataatataatatatctgaTTACAACTTTCCATAACTATTCTTTAAGTACCTACTGCTACTTTCCTCTCTGCTACCCCGGAAACTACCTTCTTAAATCTTCAATGAAACCACGAGTCGTTGGCTGGCACTGTTCTCCACGCTCGGTTGCTGACGTCgtcatttttcatttatgtacatatgtatgtgcaacaCTTCAGCGACAAGCCAGTGTAAATGTGCGCATTTGTATATGCGCCTGAGTGTGTTTGTGAGCGTCGAGTACATTCATtctacttttattgttactgcaACTGCTATTACAACTAGTTTTGTAGTTgctacagtttatttatttatttttttttctcatttcgtggcttttatcattttctttttactatATGCATACTGCTTTgccatttgtttttactttttatttgtcgcatttcaagtttttctttttcagcCTGACTTGGCTGCCGCCGTCCCTCTTTTTGTCTCTCTACACTTTCtgacattttatttattgttttcttgaGCTGCTGCTGATTCTTTCTCTTCGCTTGCTTCTACTTTCATCTATTTGCTTTGGTTGTTTGTTGCAGTTGCTATTTCTTGGCACATCCTTATTGTCAACAACAATTGTTCAAAACAACTTACAACAATAATAGAAGCGTCACACAATAGCTTTGTGGCAAGAAGGAACAAAAACGTTGACGATGACGACGGCGGCGGCGGCAAAAGCAGAAGCAGCGGCAACAAATGCAGTTGCAGTTGCAGACACTTCAAAGTAAACAATTGTTTGTGGTAAGTTTTTAGTAGTAAACGCTGCATGAGTATGTGTACGCGGCAGTGTGAGGGGAGACGCCATACGACAGCAATGAAGTTCTACTATTTGCAAGTGCCATTGCCACTTCACTCTACCAGCCCTGAATTGGTCAGTTACACTTTGCCGCCATTACTACCGCTGCCGTTGCTGTTGTCGATGCTGCTGCTGTGGTCACGATGGTAATAGTGCATTGCAGGAGCGGATGTGGCACGTTGCACATTGCAACAATGCAACAATGCGCTCCACTCCGTCAGCCAGTTCCAATCGAGAGTTTTCATGATTTCCTGCACTTAAGCAGCCAGAgcggcagcaacagcagcagttaCAGTGTAGAATTGCAGCGCCAGCTCTAATGCCAACAACTCAAGTTGGAACGGAAGCGGAAAGAACGTCGCAGTAGTTGCGCTCTACACTCGTCTTAACGTCAacccacacacactcacatgccCACTTACAATGATTATTGCATTTTtggtcattgttgttgttgttcaaagGTGGCAGTGCCAGACAATCGAGTGAAGAGAGACTTGGCCATTGACGGAAGacggaagaaacaaaaaagaaataaaaactttggCAGAGGCGGCAGTGACTGTTCATATTTGAGTGTTTTTGATGTAGGCACGGGATTTCGGTATCCTCGACAAGAGCCTGAGAAAAGGTGTTGTGAAGCGGAACCGCGATTTTCTGTATAAATTTGGGCAAAAGTTGAGAAATTTATTGGCTTAACTGAATGTCCTACCTACTTCTCCACACAAACAGTTAATATGCTAAATGTTGTTTTCTTATTTgctaaataaagtgaaaagctTGTCCtaattaaaaactgtatttaacgcctttaaattcttcaattatatgtaaaattgTTATATAACATGTACATCTTTGATGGGTGTTTCGATGCGCTCCTACACTTCTGCGAGTTTTCCTCCTCGGTGGCCCTCAGTATTGTCTGCTTAAAATTTCTGTGGAACAATTCAACCCTCTAGCTGCTTTCCTTAATTAACTTCCATTATACCAAAAATTTCCATTCAAATTTTGTTACCGAAGTCGctcagaaattaaattttaagcttCTGCGAACAAACACTCAGATTCCTTAGATCAATACTGTGTTCGGCAGAGTTGATCCTGAGCATATTCACTTTCATAATTATTCGCGTTTTTTCGTGTTGAGtaacatttttgtgaaattgtTGATGAGACATCGAGCTATAGTTGCTGTCATGTGTTATCGAGCAATGGAACACCAACTCACTATTCTCCCTCTTTTTCAGCTGATTTCAAAAGACGGCAAAACTTAGAAATACGAGAATAACCAATATTGTCCATTTTATCTGTgcaaaagtaatggaaaatcagcgaaatttagttttaacatTTTCCACTGGAACAACATAGCGATAATTAGAGCTCCTCTCTTATATGCTTTGGGTAAGGTTGGTGATCTCAGCTCACTTTTTAGTATGTACGAATTTGGTATGATTTACATCAAAGCGGAGCTCACAACCGCACCATGTGAAGCTTTATGCgcctttatgaatatttttcactacGATTTTGAAGTCCATAGCTCTTGCTGCCCTAAGCTTCAGACcaattttaacgcaaaatttaaaccAGAGGACTATAGCGAGGCAATTGCCACACCACACACGTCGTGATTTTCAAGCTAAAGCTTCAGACATCATGCAAACTACAAACACGTTCggaaaatatgttttcatatTAAGAAGTCAGGCTGTtagcccaatcaatttgaactcTAAGCTTTCCCTGACCGCAACTGGCCTCTAGAATAGATAGATGAGCAGAATGGACCCACATCACTTAGGACACTGTTCATAAAGACATAGAACGAAGCTGAAAAACAGATACATGGTACTGTATGCCACTTCTTAAGAAATCAGGAAAGTTGAGGCAAGGTGGTGAAAGATCAAACCACAACACATcgaatacagggtttgattggaaagtaatgagccttattttttttaagttttattaaaccttttgtcttatacaactaatattcttcaaaataggaccctttagcatcaatacaccgctggtagcagTCCTTCCActgaaggaaacattttttaaactcatccgccggaatcgcgttcaattgggatgtcacagttttttggatcgcctcgatggagtcgaaacgcctccccttcagctttcttttcaggcacgggaacaagaagaagtccggaggggacaggtatggactgtagggagggtggggaagtaccggaacccccatcttggccaatgcagaggtgcagaggaaggcggtgtgcacCGGCGCATTGCCGTGATGAagagtccaattgttgacgaggtcgggccgaacccgggcgacgggtttttcagccgaaggagcacttctttgtaaaatgccgcgtttacagtgcttcctggagatACAAACTTCTTGTGGACGATGCATCGAGAGTCGAGAGCTTTACGCAAATTTTGATCGAGCAACGTTGCTctaacgatcgctgcattttcgccactgcaaaatcctaacacgcttttaaaacagctttcacgcgcggaacgatgttgactgcacagctattgccagcgaactgagaccggtttctagtggaaggagaaggtccaacgatcattttcccccaccagccgattcggttgatcgcttgacAGACGCTCCGctcgggaaggctcattacttttcaatcaaaccctataGGATATTGGGAATAATATCACGAGGAGATAGAAAAGGTGTATGCTGTCATAGAAAGAGAATAGAAGAAAACATGTTCAAAGGCTTGTCGTATCTGTCAGAAGACGCTACAGAAGCTATAGAATGACggggagaaaaaaaaatgtctctatTACTAACTTTGGTCAAAGTGTAGCGTTGTCTCTGGCACAGCTACTGCAATTTCACATAACCTAGTCTATGAAAGAGGAGTTctatgttttaaactactaggaAACCCTTCTGAAATTCAATATGcgaatgtatgtatagaaatcGAAGTGCTCAGAATGATGAGAAGAGTCGATTTATCCATATATGTCCGTCCATTCGCTGTGCGTACTATAATTCAAGACAAAAATTATTGTAGTTCAATTACTCTTATTATTCTTTTACTATTCTTTGATCAAGGTAGATTGCTATATCGACAACCATGCCTATTTgcatataacggtaattttgaaaaaaaaaaacgaaaaagtggtatctctgttataataaaagcaaaattacccAATTTCTTGAATCCAGTTTCTTCTGCTGAGTATTAAATCAAAGACTagcaaatatttctttgaaCGTTCTAGcactaataaatattattccaacagaccaaaaacaaaaacacaaattcagGTTTCGATGAGAGGTGAATATTTCCAATTAACGGTAATAACCAATAcatcttaaaaatttcaatttcccaAGAATTTTTGTAACATATAAAATCTAAGTTAATAGTTAAATAGAAACAGGTCGGGGCCAACGGACTCGGGACTAAAAAACGTGCACGGCATATACTTTCATCTGAAGTGCTTTCGGATGggcaaatgtgtatgtatgtatgaatgtgttgGTCAACTCCTTTACTTACTTCGTAAACTTCGTCTCACTCCATTGCAGCGTTTATTTTCGCTTCATTTCAACTTTTGTTGCAGAACGCTATGTATGCAGAacgccatacatacatacacacgaatATGCGTATGTGTGTTCATTACAGCACATCTCACCATTGTAACGCCCATTGTTGATCTCTTGCCATTGTATGTGCTGGCACTAAAgcatgtatatgcatgcatgtgtgtgtgtgttttaatAGCTGCCCACAAAGCCATGCCAACGTACTTCCGCTCACCTCCCAACTACTTCCTTTAATTGTTTGTAGCTTCTCTTATACCGTTAggtatttccattttttaagtgctttttgtttttgtttgctactCCACATCACTTTATGTGTGGTAAGAAGTTGTTGCTTTAGTTTTTTACTGCAATAGTTGTTTCAATTTTAGTGCGTTGCTGCATTGTGCGCTTAAACGCTCGCCGTTTATTTGGACATTTTTTAGATTTGCTATGTAGTTCTATGAATTTCATTCCCTATCCGCCTGCAGTACTCTTAAATTGTCACGCACACTTCTAACGGTAAAGTGCGTTGGAATTTACTTCAACCTGGCTGCTGATCGCAGTTAAACAGATGTGAGGttgtgtgaaaatatttttttttttttgttgaatagtcttttaaatttttaaatttaaattagtatGGCAAATATTTGGTACGACTTTTATTGATCAAAAACCCGGATGTGGACGGCGGAAAgaagctacaaaaaaaaatgatcacgAAATTTGACTTTTCCCGCAACCTCGACATTCAATTTTCTGCGTTGTATGGCTGTAAATCTGATTAATGAAATTCACATCTTTGGTATTGGATCTAGAGAAATAATGGTGTTTCAGAAAGGGCCAatcagaaaaatgaaaaattccgaTACAGAAGTGATACCATATCAACACTCCAACTAGCTTTgactattttcttcatttttttaatttttttttgtttataaaggtATAGCTCTATAGCTCCCCCTCCTATTAGTGGCGTacgtctggatgttgttccacaaatggaggggcctacagttttatgccaactCCGTAGGAcagattatttttatgaagagctttttgatggcagaaatacacccggagacttgcctttgcctgccaagaggcgaccgctaatagGAAAACCATTTACCATCATTTCGGTTTTCATGCTCGAATAGTTGCAATTtaatagtttattaaattttaatataatataatgaaatgattgcttaaaatttataaaaattccgtTAATATGTTATAATTTCTTGACTGTATGGCCCATTTTCTCCATGTACGAAAAAAGGTTCTatagaaaaataatgaacattcaCAAAACCTGATCAAAATCTTGATCTTTTATCatttgttgtgtggtgtacaaGCCCCGCAAAGTCTCCTGTTTTCGAGATTCATAAGAGAGCTATAGCAGCTTTAGTAGTAGCAGACTAGTCTGGACGTATACTTTAAACGCGAATATACGGCTCCTCAAAAGGTTACTATTACCATACCAAAACGTTTTATGTAGGATATGTACAGCTGATACGCTCTGCCAGCACTACTTCTGCGAATCTTCCTTACTTCAAAGAATGCTCTGCAAATTTCCGGCGAAATATTATACTCTTACTAGAACTTGAACAGTTTAGTCACGGTTTCGCTAGAGGAACTGATTGGAAACGACGAAAGGTCGGGTTGGTTTAAGGTCATTTTGAATTAGGAAATTTCCTGGGCACCACATTTAAGAGCAGTCTATTTAACTTAACCCAATAGTATAGGTAGTATTTCTATTATGTAGCTGGCACCTGAGGATTCATGCGTTTGCTTACGGTTTGATCTACCtagacaaaaatttattttctccaGATAGCTTCTATCGCAATGTCATCCGATTAATTCTTGATGATTGAGATgtgagtttctttttttttttttgtataagctTCGAGTTTGTGCCATTTTATGATATGGAATACGAGGAATCGCTGATATTCTTACGACTTGTGTTGGGTAAAGGTAAAGTAAAAAGACAAAGTAAAAGTTAACTTTTCATATCGTTACTACCCAGCTCGACGTCAAATGATCCAGGTGTTATGGAcattgtaaatttttctgaaaattagtttacttgcaggcttgagtataatacgaagtaaagtgaaaatttaTCACAAAATATGTAACGGAATATCTCCGGTTCTTGTAATAAAttctttgagaaaaaatatacattattatttaaaaaggttttggaaaaagtggttttttgttataattatttagtaaatttttttttttcatttttaaaaacacCTCCTgagatttaattctttttttctttagttaatagctgagactatgcTCATAATTCGCGAAAAGTTCATAGTAGGATTTCTGCAACTTTTtgtgttatataatattaaagcaGGTACATCGAAACAGTCATATTTCTACAGTAGCCTAAGGTAACcaaatgtaaaaagaaaataaaaatcaccTAATAAAAAGGAATGGCTACATTAAAACGTAATTTTAGTAAACCCTGGTTATTAAGTGGCTGAAAAATCACGTtgcctttttaaaatttcttttgctgACGAtggcatttttttcaaaataagtaaAGATGTTGAGAAGTCAATATACGAAAAAAGGACAATGTTCAACAGTTATTTAACACAGTGTTTCTCTTCTTAATAGGCGCGATTggcgcttacgcgattttggccgagtttaacaaagcgcgcc from Anastrepha obliqua isolate idAnaObli1 chromosome 2, idAnaObli1_1.0, whole genome shotgun sequence harbors:
- the LOC129238266 gene encoding protein GVQW3-like, whose translation is MEKSELRAVIKYFHLKGLNQKQIIEELQTVLGEHAPSNATVYNWVNEFKRGQISIKDEPRSGRPKEVATPETGEKVYKIVPQDRRIKLREIADIVNISYERVHNIIHYELGMKKLSARWVPRLLTPLQKMNRMSTSKVGLDMFNRNPSEFLRRFITMDPPLYTRV